In one Neobacillus sp. CF12 genomic region, the following are encoded:
- a CDS encoding Ger(x)C family spore germination protein — MKVIRMHLLGVTAMILLTGCWNRIEINDIAIVTAIGLDLAEGEKLRLSLQVAVPSKLGSTGGSGGGTGGKSTIVISETGETVSEAYRNIQGKLSRRIFFSQSRVLLIGEELAKKGVHHIIDFHTRYAEPRINSFIMFTKGKASKIINNMPKFESVSAEEMKELAKMNVGLKIYVRDFLNMLLTDGMEPFAPQYTLESLEVNAKNKSGKIQAVDGIAVFKKDKLIGWMDEVETRGLLWLRNEIKTGVITIKIPEEDGSGNISMEIVRADTNIVPILKHGEIKLTVNVISELSVIENDSKLKLYETRVIEEIQKNIENEIRDKIQIVVDIAQKEYQSDILGFGQSVYKKYPKEWNTNYKKNWEQEFAQVKVTINSKAFVRRIGLIK; from the coding sequence ATGAAAGTGATTAGAATGCATTTATTAGGGGTAACGGCAATGATTTTACTTACAGGTTGTTGGAACCGTATTGAAATTAATGACATTGCCATTGTTACGGCTATTGGATTAGATCTCGCAGAAGGAGAAAAACTCCGTCTATCACTTCAAGTAGCCGTTCCATCAAAGTTAGGATCAACGGGAGGGAGCGGAGGCGGAACTGGTGGAAAAAGCACAATTGTCATTTCAGAGACTGGTGAAACGGTATCTGAGGCATACCGTAATATACAAGGGAAGCTGTCGAGACGCATATTTTTTTCCCAAAGCAGGGTCCTATTGATCGGAGAGGAATTAGCAAAAAAGGGTGTTCATCATATCATTGATTTCCATACAAGGTATGCTGAACCTCGTATTAACAGTTTTATTATGTTTACAAAGGGTAAAGCTTCTAAAATTATTAACAATATGCCGAAATTTGAAAGTGTTTCGGCAGAAGAAATGAAAGAACTTGCAAAGATGAATGTAGGTTTAAAAATTTATGTAAGGGATTTTCTGAACATGCTTCTTACTGATGGAATGGAGCCATTTGCTCCCCAGTATACTTTAGAATCATTAGAAGTAAATGCGAAAAATAAATCAGGGAAAATCCAGGCTGTAGATGGAATTGCTGTGTTTAAAAAAGACAAGCTAATAGGTTGGATGGATGAAGTTGAAACCAGGGGACTTTTATGGCTTCGTAATGAAATAAAAACAGGAGTTATTACCATTAAAATACCTGAAGAGGATGGTAGTGGAAATATTAGTATGGAAATTGTTCGAGCTGATACGAATATCGTTCCCATACTAAAACATGGAGAAATAAAACTGACAGTAAATGTAATCTCAGAATTGAGTGTAATAGAGAATGACTCGAAGTTAAAGTTATATGAAACAAGAGTAATCGAAGAAATACAAAAAAATATTGAAAATGAAATAAGGGACAAAATTCAAATAGTAGTGGATATTGCTCAAAAGGAGTACCAGTCAGACATATTAGGATTTGGACAATCCGTATACAAGAAATATCCTAAAGAATGGAATACTAACTATAAAAAGAATTGGGAACAGGAATTTGCACAAGTAAAGGTTACCATAAATTCAAAAGCTTTCGTAAGACGAATCGGTCTAATTAAATAA
- a CDS encoding spore germination protein, whose protein sequence is MRILRQKRKLTLKKQSHKWDNTQEQNEKDVLSGILDEDFNQIKQLFEGAADFAYRELEINSTYSAVILYLNGLVNVDRLEFHVINPLLKRNGELLKHSEPTFDHIKALLSSAQVAQGQTFQEVIEQILSGGTILLINGFKKALFISEQSWEQRAVDEPVSEAVVLGPREGFTENIRTNISMIRRRLKTTKLKFEYMKIGTLSSTEVVFTYLEDIAQQSIVEEVRSRLNRIDIDAIEDSGYIVEFIEDQPFSLFPQVLQTERPDRVVGNLLEGKIGIMVANSPFALIVPVTFFQMMNSPEDYYGRFIMTSFIRFIRYLFLFVALLFPAIYIAVTTFHHELLPTNLIFSVAASRDKVPFPAVIEALLMEITFEALREAGLRLPRPIGSTVSIVGALVVGQAAVEAGIVSAPLVIVVATTGIASFMFPSYPLTGAIRLLRFFMIFLAATLGFYGILLGVFFILVHLVQLRSFGVPYLSPIAPFHFNDLKDIFIRAPWWKLNERPQETGKRNLKRLRTRKSKY, encoded by the coding sequence TTGAGAATTTTAAGGCAGAAAAGAAAATTAACTTTAAAAAAACAATCGCATAAATGGGACAACACTCAGGAGCAAAATGAAAAAGATGTATTATCTGGGATCCTTGATGAAGACTTTAATCAGATTAAGCAACTTTTTGAAGGGGCTGCTGATTTTGCTTATCGGGAGCTTGAAATAAACTCTACTTATTCTGCTGTCATTTTATATCTTAATGGGTTAGTCAACGTGGACAGATTGGAATTCCATGTGATTAATCCTTTGTTAAAACGCAACGGGGAATTACTGAAGCATTCTGAACCAACGTTTGATCACATCAAAGCCTTGCTGAGTTCAGCTCAAGTAGCCCAAGGGCAAACATTCCAGGAAGTGATTGAACAAATTCTATCAGGCGGCACGATTTTACTAATTAATGGCTTTAAAAAAGCTCTTTTTATAAGCGAACAGTCATGGGAACAGCGCGCGGTTGATGAACCTGTGTCTGAAGCAGTCGTCTTAGGTCCGAGAGAAGGTTTTACAGAAAATATCCGAACCAATATTAGTATGATTCGAAGACGGTTGAAAACAACAAAACTGAAATTTGAATATATGAAGATTGGAACCCTTTCTAGTACGGAAGTGGTATTTACCTATCTCGAAGATATAGCACAGCAATCCATAGTAGAGGAAGTTCGGAGCAGATTAAATAGAATTGATATCGACGCGATTGAGGATAGTGGCTACATTGTAGAGTTTATTGAAGACCAGCCATTTTCACTGTTTCCCCAAGTTTTGCAGACAGAACGACCGGATCGAGTGGTCGGTAATCTTCTCGAAGGAAAAATCGGGATTATGGTTGCGAATAGCCCTTTTGCACTCATTGTTCCAGTAACTTTTTTTCAAATGATGAATTCCCCTGAAGACTATTATGGAAGATTTATCATGACTTCGTTTATAAGGTTTATTAGGTATTTATTTTTATTTGTTGCTTTATTATTCCCTGCCATTTATATTGCGGTAACAACCTTCCATCATGAATTACTGCCAACAAATCTTATATTTAGTGTCGCTGCCTCAAGGGATAAGGTACCATTTCCAGCGGTGATTGAAGCTTTATTAATGGAAATAACCTTTGAAGCACTGCGTGAAGCAGGTTTAAGATTGCCCAGACCGATCGGATCGACAGTAAGTATTGTTGGTGCATTGGTGGTTGGTCAAGCAGCTGTAGAGGCTGGAATTGTTTCAGCTCCATTAGTCATTGTTGTAGCAACTACAGGTATTGCGTCATTTATGTTTCCTAGTTATCCATTAACAGGAGCCATTCGACTCCTTCGGTTTTTTATGATTTTTTTAGCAGCAACGCTTGGATTTTATGGCATCCTGCTGGGAGTTTTCTTTATATTGGTTCACCTCGTTCAACTTCGATCTTTTGGTGTTCCCTATTTGTCACCTATAGCCCCATTTCATTTTAACGACCTTAAAGATATATTTATTCGAGCTCCATGGTGGAAGTTAAATGAACGTCCACAAGAAACGGGAAAAAGGAATTTGAAGAGGTTACGTACCCGAAAAAGTAAATACTAG
- a CDS encoding endospore germination permease — MNTEKIGGLQLFYLMAGYVLGTAIILGLGQDVKQDAWILIAVGMLSSLILMVVYTQLAAYYPGDSLVQMLPKIIGKFLSYPVILLYILHFTYSAARGSRELGDLIVTTILSETPIIVVIGSFMLLMIYCLRGGVETFGRMAEIVFPVYIFSLILIWILLLSVDQFDMKHLTPVLGNGIKPVLKAAFPSAINFPFGETIVIMMFFPFLSNKKYVRKIGMSIILVGGLLLTINSIMMISVLGPEIYSKDIFSLLAATQMVSVADFLERFDALVILMMVAGVFFKVGAFIFGAAVGISQLLRLKQSRSVILALGTIITPLSLLSASSFVEHLEIGFKYYLPYIHTFLQIIMPILFLCTAFLRKKMGHL, encoded by the coding sequence ATGAATACGGAAAAAATAGGTGGACTCCAACTTTTCTATTTAATGGCTGGATACGTGTTAGGGACTGCGATTATTTTAGGGTTAGGCCAAGACGTGAAGCAGGATGCATGGATACTTATAGCAGTCGGTATGTTAAGCAGTTTGATATTAATGGTTGTTTATACACAATTAGCAGCCTATTATCCAGGTGATTCACTGGTTCAGATGCTTCCAAAGATTATTGGGAAGTTTCTTTCCTATCCGGTCATTCTGCTCTATATATTACATTTTACCTATTCAGCTGCCAGGGGGAGCAGGGAATTAGGTGACCTTATTGTTACTACTATTCTTTCTGAAACCCCTATTATTGTTGTCATTGGAAGCTTTATGCTGCTGATGATTTATTGTTTGCGTGGTGGAGTTGAAACGTTTGGTCGAATGGCAGAAATTGTTTTTCCGGTGTATATTTTTTCTCTCATTCTGATTTGGATTCTTCTACTTAGCGTTGATCAATTTGATATGAAACATCTTACACCTGTACTAGGAAATGGTATAAAGCCAGTCTTGAAAGCAGCATTTCCTAGTGCTATTAATTTCCCATTTGGAGAAACCATTGTCATCATGATGTTTTTCCCTTTTCTAAGCAATAAGAAGTATGTTAGAAAAATAGGAATGTCCATCATTCTAGTCGGCGGACTTCTCTTAACGATTAATTCCATTATGATGATCTCTGTATTAGGACCGGAAATTTACAGCAAGGATATTTTTTCACTTCTTGCAGCCACTCAAATGGTATCTGTAGCCGATTTTCTCGAACGTTTTGATGCACTAGTTATTTTAATGATGGTCGCAGGAGTGTTTTTTAAGGTTGGAGCGTTTATATTCGGAGCTGCTGTTGGAATTTCTCAATTATTGAGATTAAAGCAGTCTCGCTCTGTAATTCTAGCACTTGGGACAATAATAACGCCATTATCGCTTTTAAGCGCATCTAGTTTTGTGGAACATTTAGAAATTGGATTTAAATATTATCTTCCTTATATACATACTTTTTTACAAATCATTATGCCAATCTTATTTCTTTGTACGGCTTTCCTTCGCAAAAAAATGGGTCATCTATAG
- a CDS encoding LysE family translocator, whose protein sequence is MWAFILVVLMLFLIPGPAVLLTVTQTVRGGLKTGIITGAGIAVGDLIHTVAAVLGLSAILMTSALAFEIVKYLGAAYLIFLGIKSLLEKTKKQEKPVEKKANAAVSFRQALFIELLNPKTALFFLAFLPQFVRTEGPPVVYQLLSLGLVFVLMSILYTSLLSILASSIGNKLISKEGKMSRWQGKVVGTIYIGLGLQLVFQNQK, encoded by the coding sequence ATGTGGGCTTTTATATTAGTTGTTTTGATGCTTTTTCTAATTCCTGGGCCTGCTGTTTTATTAACTGTTACGCAAACAGTAAGAGGCGGGTTGAAGACGGGAATTATTACCGGTGCCGGGATAGCTGTTGGGGACCTCATCCATACAGTTGCGGCTGTTCTGGGACTCTCAGCCATCCTAATGACCTCAGCATTAGCGTTTGAAATAGTAAAATATTTGGGTGCTGCCTATTTAATTTTCTTAGGGATAAAATCCTTGCTTGAAAAAACAAAAAAACAAGAAAAACCTGTTGAAAAAAAGGCAAATGCAGCAGTGTCTTTTCGCCAGGCGTTATTTATTGAACTGCTTAATCCTAAAACAGCATTATTTTTCTTAGCGTTTTTACCACAATTCGTCCGTACTGAAGGTCCACCAGTAGTCTATCAACTATTAAGCCTGGGGCTTGTCTTTGTGTTAATGAGTATTTTGTACACCTCACTGTTATCCATTCTAGCAAGTTCAATAGGGAATAAACTAATTTCAAAAGAAGGCAAAATGTCCCGCTGGCAGGGTAAGGTGGTTGGAACAATCTATATTGGTTTAGGTTTACAATTGGTCTTTCAAAATCAAAAATAA
- a CDS encoding metalloregulator ArsR/SmtB family transcription factor: protein MSASAQKHDVFQAIADPTRREVLRLLAEKERPISEITAHFPMSRTAVAKHLQVLSEAELVSGKKVGREKIYRLHPEPLTELKHWLSFYEKFWENKLSILKHIVENPSLNDMKADETDK from the coding sequence GTGTCTGCTTCAGCACAAAAGCATGATGTTTTTCAAGCAATCGCTGATCCAACGCGGAGAGAAGTACTAAGATTACTCGCAGAAAAAGAGCGGCCCATTTCAGAAATAACTGCCCATTTTCCCATGAGCAGAACCGCCGTTGCTAAACATCTTCAAGTCCTTTCGGAAGCTGAATTAGTGAGTGGAAAAAAGGTAGGAAGAGAGAAAATATATCGGCTGCACCCCGAGCCGTTAACAGAACTTAAGCACTGGCTTTCCTTCTACGAAAAATTCTGGGAAAACAAGCTATCAATTCTTAAGCATATAGTTGAAAATCCAAGTTTAAACGATATGAAGGCAGATGAAACCGACAAATAG
- a CDS encoding SRPBCC domain-containing protein, translated as MQNTLQDIKQTVVINAPIQKVWEQVSTSEGIAAWFMPNDFKPEVGYEFHIQSPFGPSPCKVTEFDPPNTLSFTWDTDGWFLSFILKEMDDQTEFTLIHGGWKPADEIVGKAGEKASIIRERMSHGWTGILEKLRNLLEN; from the coding sequence TTGCAAAATACATTACAAGATATTAAACAAACAGTTGTCATTAACGCACCTATTCAAAAGGTTTGGGAACAGGTGTCAACATCAGAAGGAATTGCAGCCTGGTTTATGCCAAATGACTTTAAACCAGAAGTAGGCTATGAATTCCATATACAATCCCCATTTGGTCCATCACCTTGTAAGGTGACTGAATTTGACCCTCCAAATACGCTTTCATTCACATGGGATACAGATGGATGGTTTTTATCGTTTATCTTGAAGGAAATGGATGATCAAACTGAATTCACCCTCATCCATGGTGGTTGGAAACCAGCGGATGAAATTGTTGGAAAAGCAGGCGAAAAAGCTTCTATTATCCGTGAACGCATGTCTCACGGCTGGACTGGTATTCTTGAAAAACTACGTAATCTTTTGGAGAACTAA
- a CDS encoding bile acid:sodium symporter family protein, whose translation MLLKLNKQLEKIMPLITPTSVVLGVLLSVYIKDFTYLIPWIFAFMTFAGSLNSNFKSLSDVVRHPLPIFAAMVLLHILMPIWAWGVGHITFQGDIFTITGIVLGMAIPTGVTSFIWVSIYKGNIPLTLSIILIDTLLSPLIVPYCLTLLIGERIEMDVLGIMQGLVGMIVVPSILGMVLNQLLKGDVTKKLSSTLAPFSKISIGIVVMLNGAVIAPYLKEINLKLISITLVVFFIAVTGYVFSFLIGKLIRSDRDTVVSLTFSGGMRNISAGAVIAVTYFPPAVAVPVVVGMLFQQILASFTGYFMGRYFNKKRIYLKIEGINKNEGI comes from the coding sequence ATGCTGCTGAAATTAAATAAACAACTAGAAAAAATCATGCCGTTAATCACTCCCACAAGTGTTGTATTGGGTGTATTACTTTCGGTTTATATTAAGGATTTTACCTACTTAATCCCTTGGATATTTGCTTTTATGACCTTTGCCGGGAGCTTAAATTCCAATTTCAAATCTTTATCAGACGTGGTCCGCCATCCACTTCCGATTTTTGCAGCAATGGTCTTATTACACATCCTCATGCCGATTTGGGCATGGGGTGTCGGGCATATAACATTTCAAGGTGACATTTTTACGATTACCGGAATTGTATTAGGCATGGCTATACCTACTGGGGTAACGAGCTTTATTTGGGTTTCGATTTATAAAGGAAATATCCCGCTCACCTTATCGATTATTTTAATAGATACGCTGCTTTCCCCGTTAATTGTTCCTTATTGTCTTACATTATTAATAGGTGAAAGAATTGAAATGGACGTCTTGGGTATCATGCAGGGATTGGTTGGAATGATTGTAGTACCTTCCATTCTAGGAATGGTACTCAATCAATTATTAAAAGGCGATGTGACGAAAAAACTAAGCTCTACTTTGGCACCTTTTTCAAAAATCAGTATTGGAATTGTTGTCATGCTTAACGGTGCAGTCATTGCGCCTTATTTAAAAGAAATAAATTTAAAATTAATTAGTATTACACTCGTAGTCTTTTTTATTGCTGTCACAGGTTATGTATTTTCGTTTCTCATAGGTAAACTAATTAGAAGTGACCGGGATACCGTGGTATCTTTGACTTTCTCGGGTGGTATGAGAAATATTAGTGCAGGGGCTGTTATTGCAGTCACTTATTTTCCACCAGCCGTGGCTGTTCCGGTAGTTGTCGGGATGCTGTTCCAGCAAATTCTCGCTTCTTTTACGGGATATTTTATGGGCCGTTATTTTAACAAGAAAAGGATATATTTAAAGATTGAAGGAATTAACAAAAATGAAGGTATTTAA
- a CDS encoding rhodanese-like domain-containing protein produces the protein MTYKKISPKELHERIQGKEKVVVLDVRAEAKYKDFHIEDSQVLSVNIPKTEIFELTDGTESLALPKEGPIVVTCTTGNSAEKCAKILDGLGLQVEVLEGGLTAWKEFRK, from the coding sequence GTGACATACAAAAAAATTAGTCCAAAAGAACTTCATGAAAGAATACAAGGCAAAGAAAAGGTAGTAGTTCTTGATGTTCGAGCAGAAGCAAAATATAAAGACTTCCATATTGAGGATTCTCAGGTGCTGAGTGTTAATATTCCGAAAACGGAAATTTTCGAACTTACAGATGGTACGGAGTCTTTAGCATTACCGAAGGAAGGACCAATCGTTGTTACCTGTACGACGGGAAACTCCGCAGAAAAGTGTGCTAAAATTCTTGACGGTCTCGGGCTTCAGGTTGAAGTCTTAGAAGGTGGCCTGACGGCTTGGAAAGAATTTAGAAAATAA
- a CDS encoding EAL domain-containing protein: MKINRNIYIRLLILIFCLLVLFEVADIVFPELFHSIKIISYLTITIYIGATFILFFLVKDFDQKANEFRKNQQKMKNIFDTLDVAIWSHDLKNNTLLITPGIEKLYGYKLENFYEDSNLWKEVIYPEDLYVLEERGKKLAGGETATSQYRIIRPDGEVRWIQDRGIPTFDSKGELVDFNSVLFDITDRKESEGLYQSLVEMSPDIIAVVYNGKIEYINEAGCKLIGAQSLEQVIGQSAKNFVPTQITDLIKSKVFSSEKLENERHRFEFQVRRTDGESIDVEMAARSILYDGRFAVQVVGRDITQRKKSEQTIKFMAFYDTLTGLPNRNQFRTHLNEVLHQQENSMHAVLFIDLDRFKIINDTKGHSVGDIILQKVAGRLEKAVQSEGLVSRQGGDEFIIVLEDIDLEKASHVSKRILNEFAFPFEVNKDEFYVTPSIGISIYPTDGNDEETLIKNADTAMYQAKERGKNNYQFYSNNLDGISTWKMKLENWLRRALEQKQMTLHYQPQIDLPTGEIVGVEALIRWNHPEYGYIAPSEFIPLAEETGLIVPLGKWILREACERRKAWKDAGFEDFPIAVNVSVRQFQDEHFISFIADLLEEIGLEANYLELEITESLMQNLENSTIILNQLKSLGVLLSVDDFGTGYSSLSYLKHLPIDKIKIDKSFVDDIIYHSNQGMMVKTIIDMGVNLKFTVIAEGIETEEQVKFLTRNACQIGQGYYYSKPLSSEKLEEFLSKGNILAQ, encoded by the coding sequence ATGAAGATAAATAGAAATATCTATATACGTTTGTTAATCCTCATTTTTTGTTTACTGGTCCTTTTTGAAGTAGCAGATATTGTTTTCCCTGAACTTTTTCATTCTATTAAAATAATAAGCTATCTTACAATTACTATATATATAGGTGCTACATTTATCTTGTTCTTTTTAGTAAAAGATTTTGATCAAAAGGCAAATGAGTTTCGAAAAAACCAACAAAAAATGAAAAATATATTTGATACGCTTGATGTTGCAATTTGGTCACATGATTTAAAGAACAACACATTGTTAATTACTCCTGGAATTGAAAAATTATACGGCTACAAGTTGGAAAATTTCTATGAAGATTCAAACCTTTGGAAAGAGGTTATTTATCCTGAGGATTTGTATGTATTAGAGGAAAGAGGTAAGAAACTTGCAGGTGGTGAAACAGCCACAAGCCAATATCGTATTATCCGTCCAGATGGTGAAGTGCGCTGGATTCAGGATAGAGGAATACCAACCTTTGACTCAAAAGGGGAGTTAGTTGATTTTAATAGCGTGTTATTCGACATTACCGATCGGAAAGAAAGTGAAGGACTATATCAAAGTTTAGTCGAGATGTCACCTGATATTATTGCTGTCGTTTATAATGGGAAAATTGAATATATTAATGAGGCGGGCTGCAAATTAATTGGTGCACAAAGTCTTGAGCAAGTGATTGGTCAATCAGCTAAGAATTTTGTTCCTACTCAAATTACAGATTTAATTAAAAGTAAGGTATTCTCTTCAGAGAAGTTGGAAAATGAACGGCATAGGTTTGAATTTCAGGTTAGACGAACAGATGGCGAAAGTATTGATGTGGAGATGGCAGCAAGGTCTATTCTTTACGATGGCAGATTTGCTGTTCAAGTAGTAGGCAGAGATATCACGCAAAGAAAGAAATCCGAGCAGACGATTAAATTCATGGCTTTTTATGATACATTAACGGGTTTACCAAATCGAAATCAATTTAGAACCCATTTAAATGAGGTCTTACACCAACAAGAGAATAGTATGCACGCCGTGTTATTCATAGATTTAGACCGTTTTAAAATAATCAACGATACGAAAGGTCACTCGGTTGGCGACATTATTCTCCAAAAGGTGGCAGGGCGTTTGGAAAAAGCAGTGCAAAGTGAAGGATTAGTTTCACGACAGGGTGGGGATGAATTTATTATTGTCCTCGAGGATATTGATCTAGAAAAGGCCTCCCATGTGTCCAAACGAATATTGAATGAATTTGCTTTTCCTTTTGAAGTGAACAAGGATGAGTTTTATGTAACACCGAGTATTGGTATTAGTATCTACCCAACAGATGGAAACGATGAGGAAACGCTCATCAAAAATGCCGATACCGCCATGTACCAAGCGAAAGAACGTGGAAAAAATAATTATCAATTCTACTCCAATAACCTTGATGGTATTTCAACCTGGAAAATGAAATTGGAGAACTGGTTAAGAAGAGCATTGGAGCAAAAGCAAATGACCCTTCACTACCAACCACAGATAGATTTACCTACAGGGGAAATTGTCGGAGTGGAAGCATTGATTCGATGGAATCATCCAGAATATGGATATATTGCTCCATCTGAATTTATTCCACTTGCTGAAGAAACAGGTCTTATTGTGCCATTAGGAAAATGGATATTACGAGAGGCGTGTGAACGCAGAAAGGCTTGGAAGGACGCTGGATTTGAAGATTTTCCAATCGCTGTAAACGTTTCTGTACGACAATTTCAGGATGAACACTTTATCAGTTTTATTGCTGATTTGCTAGAGGAAATAGGGCTTGAGGCAAATTATTTGGAACTGGAAATTACAGAAAGTCTTATGCAAAATTTAGAAAACTCAACCATTATCCTCAATCAATTAAAGAGTCTGGGAGTATTATTGTCGGTTGATGATTTTGGAACAGGCTATTCCTCATTGAGCTATTTGAAACATCTGCCAATCGATAAAATTAAAATTGATAAATCCTTTGTCGACGACATCATCTATCATTCTAATCAAGGAATGATGGTGAAAACCATTATTGATATGGGAGTCAATTTGAAATTTACTGTCATTGCAGAGGGGATTGAAACCGAAGAGCAGGTTAAATTCTTAACACGGAATGCATGTCAGATTGGTCAAGGTTATTACTATAGTAAACCATTATCTTCTGAGAAATTGGAAGAGTTTCTATCAAAGGGCAATATTTTAGCGCAATAA
- a CDS encoding MATE family efflux transporter: protein MEEQKSKYQEQTLFSITWPLLIELSLHMGMGIVATLMLSQYSDEAVAGVGVANQLLNIFILVFNVTSIGATVLISQNLGAGKLQRARQLSRSVFGLNFWFGICIAILVFALGEPLLRLYNVHGTVYEHGLTFVRICALSLFFESLSLALSAILRSHGYTKESMMVTVFMNLISIGGNIIATTGIFGLPITGVTGVSWAIFAARVYAVGALLYLLYSRLSLKIVIKDIFNAKKEDIRGLLQIGIPSAGENLSYQLSQVVMTSFVVTMGTASLAARVYILNISMLCFLFTVAIAQGTQLLVARYIGGKQYDRALKRGIRTLKIAMLASTLASLVIAIGGDTILNLFTEDPSIIMVGLPVLWAIVFVEPGRAMNIVLMGSLKSTGDVRFPVIIGIISMWGVAVSLSYLLGVHYGLGLLGIWLAQGADEWLRGCFALKRWLSKPWERFSKAVLN from the coding sequence GTGGAGGAACAAAAAAGCAAATATCAAGAACAGACTTTATTTAGTATTACGTGGCCGCTCTTAATTGAACTGTCGCTTCATATGGGAATGGGTATTGTGGCTACGTTAATGTTAAGCCAATACTCCGATGAGGCAGTAGCTGGTGTTGGTGTTGCTAACCAGCTGCTTAATATTTTTATTTTGGTTTTTAATGTGACTTCGATTGGTGCAACGGTTTTAATCAGCCAGAATCTTGGTGCAGGAAAACTTCAGCGTGCGCGGCAATTATCCCGTTCCGTATTTGGTCTTAATTTCTGGTTTGGAATATGTATTGCGATTCTAGTTTTCGCTCTAGGAGAACCGCTGCTTCGATTGTATAACGTTCATGGAACAGTTTATGAACATGGACTTACCTTTGTACGGATTTGTGCCCTTTCACTCTTTTTCGAATCACTTTCACTGGCTTTAAGTGCGATCCTGCGTAGTCATGGATACACGAAGGAATCCATGATGGTCACCGTTTTTATGAATTTAATCAGTATTGGCGGAAATATTATCGCGACTACTGGAATATTTGGACTGCCGATTACAGGTGTCACTGGTGTATCCTGGGCTATTTTTGCAGCACGTGTCTATGCTGTTGGTGCATTATTATATTTGTTATATAGCAGACTTTCTTTAAAAATAGTAATCAAGGACATATTTAACGCCAAAAAAGAGGATATTCGCGGTTTACTTCAGATTGGAATTCCATCAGCTGGAGAAAACCTTTCCTACCAATTATCACAGGTGGTCATGACAAGCTTTGTTGTTACAATGGGGACTGCCTCCCTAGCTGCAAGAGTATATATATTAAATATCAGCATGCTCTGCTTTTTGTTCACCGTCGCGATAGCTCAAGGGACTCAGTTATTAGTAGCACGATATATTGGTGGAAAACAATATGATCGTGCCTTAAAACGTGGGATCCGCACGTTAAAGATCGCTATGCTTGCTTCAACCCTTGCTTCATTAGTAATAGCGATTGGCGGGGACACGATCTTAAATTTATTTACAGAGGACCCATCCATCATTATGGTCGGACTTCCTGTTTTATGGGCTATTGTCTTCGTTGAACCTGGAAGAGCAATGAACATCGTCTTAATGGGCTCATTAAAGTCTACTGGAGATGTTCGTTTTCCGGTTATCATTGGGATTATTTCGATGTGGGGAGTCGCAGTCTCACTTAGTTATTTACTTGGCGTTCATTATGGTTTGGGACTTTTAGGCATATGGCTTGCACAAGGAGCAGATGAGTGGTTACGCGGCTGTTTTGCTTTAAAGCGTTGGCTAAGCAAACCGTGGGAACGGTTTAGTAAAGCGGTATTAAATTAA